The nucleotide window GGAAAACCCAGTGTGGTtcagatgctgtgtgtgtgtccttgtgtacCTGTTTGTTGAGAACTGGCTGCTGCAGTCCATCAAAGAGGAGACGCACCCCTTCGTacttggcctcttctccaataCATTTCCCCAGAAAATCTAAAAGACACTCAGTTAGTGAATTTCTCATGTGTGTCCACATGTCCTCAGTTTGTCTTGTAAATTGTTTGATGGTCGGTCAAGTTCCGCTAACGAAATACAGAACAGTGCTTTAAAAGAAGTGACTAAACACCTGGAATATAGGTCATCATCTCCTCAAAGGTCTTCTTGGCCCTCCTCTGCTTGTCTTCGGGCGAGCGGGACAGACTGCTCTCACAGAACACCGTGTCTGGGAGGGCAAACGATCACATTCATCAGGTCGCCGCGTCAGAGCGCGCGCAGGGCTTTTCCTTCGCCACATTTTACCTCTCAGCAGGGTTATGAGCGAGACGAGCCGGTGCTCCTGGACCACCTGGTTCAGTTTCTTCTGAAGGTAGTGGTCTGCGTAGGCTTCCAGCGTGTTCTTCAACAGGATCCGGCCAGCCATCAGCAGGTGGTGCAGCCAGTCGGGGACGTGGAAGACGACTCGGCCTgacgatggagagagagagagagagagagaggggaggaaacagAGTGTGTGACTGAATGAAAACATTGTTGGTTAACGGTTTTCACCCATGGTGATACTGTAAAACAAGGTTTCATTTGGTTTTTGAACAGTGGTGTATAAATAAAGCTATTACATGTCaaaccaataaaacattttattacaatTAAACAGCAGCTGAAAAATGGTCGTAATCCTAATGTAGATGAAACAAATTTAACTGCTGTTACAAAATTGTgacatctgcttttgttttggatGTAATGGTGATAAATATGTTCATGCTGCTCATGACAGTTTTATGAGAAATCACTTACCCACAAACATTAAGTAGTCATAAAGCCCATCAACAGTGATCATTTCCATGAAGTAGTTCCGATTGTGTCTCTTCTCAGTCATCTCCGATCGGTTGGCGTTGTTTTTGAAGAGGTCGTTGAACAGCtggggaatttttttttttttttttttttttttttttttacatcagacTGAAATCAATTTACCACCACGTGATCACAATACGGACTCCTAGTTTTTCCAGAACCTTTTCTAATCTGAATGAGGCAAATGTGCAATTTCTATTTAGAATCTTAAACAAAATCTTATATTAAAATctaaaatgattacaataaaaatTGTTCTTCATTCGAAACTTAATGACAATCGGTGACTGATTTATCTCTGTATATTTGACACAATGGCAAAATTGCCATGGATCTTTATTTGAGCggacatttaaattaaattgtgcaTGAATGGGCTGAATTGTGTTTGGCACTTCAAAGTGTACAAAACATTTAACAGTCCAATAGATTTTGCCCCTGGCACGGTTCCATGTCGAATGCCCACGGCCTTTTGGTGGGCTGCCGGAGCAGATACAAATGTTATTTAGAAACTATGCAATGACAGGATTCTTCCCACAACACAACGATGATAGAAGGCCATGCACATAAAACTCAAGTGGCAAGATGTTTGAAACTGAAAGCACCTGTAAAGTGGATTTTCTATCTTTTAAGGCTCAGTTTCCGTCTTTTATTCCATGACAACAAACAACAGAACCCTTCCCACAGTGATGTACAGCACCATAACTGCCCTCtgaaaaccccaaaaaacattaaactgtAAAGCCTGATTGAAATACGGGTTCTTAGAGCAAAACGTTGGGGGGAAAGAACTTCCAAACCTTTTTATCGTTTTCCGAGGTGGGGCTTAGGATGGTGAGCTCGGGGCGGCTGGGTTTGGCTTTGGGAGATTCACAGGAGTTGAAGTAGGATTGGATGAAAGGTTCCAAGTGCTGCCCTTTCTGACAGAAAAAGCACAGAGTACAACATGTACAAATTACAATGACAGTTTGtcttatgtatttattttatgtttaatgCACCGTTAAgaatctaaaaacacacacaagttactGCTTACATTTTTCCATCATGAGACATTTGTATTGTAGAAAGATGAGATGGAGAGAAATAAAATCAAGCCACAAAGTGGGAatgaattttttctttttacctctTTTATCAGTTTGCTGGGGACCGACTTGATGATTTTCCCTGTGAAACGCAAATATGTTATCTCAGGGATGCATGGTTCTGTCACATTAAATCTTTTCCCCAAACCCAAAGTCCGTTTGACACGTCCTGCTCTCCAGACATAATGTCTCTGACTGGTCATACGGTACCCAGGTTCACATCAGGGAGCATCTTGTCCAGGAACTGAGACTCCATACTGTAGGGGGACAGGAAGTCGGCGAGGAGCTGACTATTGCTCAGCTCCGGGTGCTGCAGAAGTTTCTGTAAGGAAAACACATGTAAATGTACTGTGTTCTAATTtatgttcttcttctttcgtTTTTCAAAAACCATATTGGGGGTTTTGTATGTTTTATAACCCATCAACACGGCGTATATTATTGATTAACACTGTTGAGAAAATCTAATACAGTTTTTAATTGATATATAAATTTTAATAAGTACCCTCTCCAGTCCATTGGTTTTAGAATCCTCTAAAAATTCAATATACAAAAGGCTTTTTAATTCTTTAACTTTAGGGGTAGTGATTTCAGTTTGTCTACAAGAGTACCATTCAATTTTGCACATTCATGCTCCCCAATGACAAATTCAAATTACTTTGGCAATTTGTCCCTTTGTTCAGTAGGGCCACCATGTGGtataatttcaatttttttccaGTACTTTGGGTTGTGGCCAAATCGCTGAAAAACTAACGAAATTCCCAGAAGACTCAGCTGtacttgtgttttgtgttaatcACCATGCTGAGACATTACCTGCTTAGCAGCTGCATGTCAGCATGTGGATGTTAGGATTTAGCCCAAAGCACCACTAACGCTTAGTGCAACCTCACAGGCTTGAAACAAGTGGAATTGGGGAAAAATTTGAGAATTTAATCCCGGCATTCACATTTAAATTGGCAGATGTTTGGTGGCACATGTTGAAATGGGAATCATTGGGACCACTTTCATTGCAGAGAGACTGCAGTCACGGCTCTTAATCTCTCTGGACTGGGAGAGTGCCAAATAGGAAGTTAGTAGTTCAATTCCCATCTCATCTCCTGACCTATCAATCGCAATCTGTATTGTTTATACACGTCTGATAAAGTTCAGTAAGTCTTGAGGTCTCAGCTTCTCAGATATCTACCTGAAGATATTCCTGAAACTCCTCCCGCTTCGATGTGAGGAACTCGTAATTCTTGGGACCAATGATTCTCTTCGAAGGCAAATGTGCATCTGGAAATGAGCCtacagaaatatgaaataaacgAAAGAACTAAAACAACAAGCCTCTTCTTACTTTGATGGGAAAATAACACTTTGCAAAAGGAGATATTAAATTGTGCAAGAGGACCATTAAACATACGTGACCCTTAAAGCTAAGGTCCATACTGAGGTAATGTTATGTTAATTCTCTGGAATCTGTGAGAACATTTGGGTGGGAAATTATTACCAAATGACTataaatgggaaaaaaagcacaggcCCTCTAATTCCAACAGAAACCTTACCATGGAACTCAGTGAGCTTTGATTCAAAGACGTAGAACTCCAGATATCTTCTGTACACGGACCAATGCTCAGTCTCATGTCCcactgcagaaacacaaacagtaaGATTAATGAGTGAGACGTTGCTGCAGACGCATAGGTTTTACTCTGTTGGTTTGAGGGGTCAATTTGTCTGTGCAATAAGTGAATAAGTCCTATCTTACCTACCTAAAGGTTACCGATTAACACACCATTTGTTTATTATGCTACAGCACTATCACACTTTATTGATCAAATTTATATTCTGAACGCAAAACTAGGTCTGACAGAAGAGGATGCAGCCAGCGTCGAGCCTTACCTGCCTTCCGGTCGTTGCGTTCTACATCGATGCAGAACACAGGGATCCTCTCCCTCTTCAGATCGTCGTCATAGAAATCAATGTACGGGATGGTGATGTTCCAGGCCGAGAGGTTTCGGGGGGTGCTCGGGGTGGAGGCGGCCTCCATTGGCGAGTCGTCCTCCAGCACCATTGTGGCTTCCTCAACCTTGAATGGAAGTAAGTGAATGAGAGGTGTACTTGCTCCTTGAAATCCACACAAACTTTTGTATATAATAGAATAGCTTCAGTGGAGCTTAAGGGAACTTCATTTATTTGACTGTAAATCAAGTGAAAAGGTATTTACTATGCCACAAAAGTAATAACTTCTGGAAAGGTCCACTGTCTCTTGAGAAGAGCCCAATCACTTTCTAGAATCATGCAAATGTCTTTAGAATGCAGACGTTTGTGCTTCACGAATAAAACCTCTGatatcaaaacagaaaacactgGAGATAATACGTCATACGTGGTATGCACTTTGGCTTTGGGTTCATTTCTCTACACTGCCGGGTGGTTACTGCGTGTTTGGGGCCAGAGCACATATGTGGGCCAGAGAGCGCCATCTAGTGGTACAAATCTAGTTATTTTTACATCTAAATTGTGCTCAAGAATTCACATTAAAAAAGTTAGGAACACGTCATTTCCAAGAGCTGCCACGTTTGCatacaaatgtgttttacagtAGAGGTcggagttaaaaataaaaacctgtctTGGAGGTTTTTGCTTTAAAGTTTACGTGAATCAGAaggaatgaggaaaaaaaacccgGGAAATCAGATTCCGGTCCAAATCTAAAAAGGAATCATCAAGTTAGTGTAACAAACACTACACATGAATGAATTTGTATGGATCAGCCTCACCAGAtcgtcctctccctccaccagcCCATAGGAGGGCAGCATTGCTCCCTCCATGGTTGTGCTCTTGAACACTCCTTTGATCTTGCTGCCGATGCGGCTGATCCCAAAGGACTCGCCCCTCTTTGATGTGTTCCTACACGccaaacagggggggggggggggtcactaagCATTATGTAATGGAGCACATGTGCACGGCTTCAGCAAAGCGCATGCAGCTTGAGAGAGGTGACACGGAAGGAACCGCAGTGAACAGGAGGAGGCCAAGCGATGAGCAACAAACTGCGTGACGACCGTACAATGGGGTGAAAAGCTAAAAGTAGACAAACCCACAGCCAAAATGTCACTTCACAACCATCTCACAATGAAATGCCTGGTTCGTTGTTAAAGAGCTGCAGGgccaaaagacaaacacacagcacaccGCGGTGATTTCATGACCAGATGTCCAAATTTGGACTTATTATTTACATTATCAACCAGAGAACATCACAGGTGCTGCGAGTCGATGCCTGTTAGATTAAGTGAAATCAAAATCCCCACATGGCACAGGGTGATACACACAATGCACGAGAAACTGAAACACTGAAAGGTCACtgcctttaaaaagaaaattgtgcaTAAACAACACTATAGAACTGGAACgaggaaaataacaaataaaagataaaaacggGATTCCATGCACCAGTCCCACCGTGCAGGCGTGTGGCCGGGACTGGGAACGCGGCGTGGGACAGCGCACAGCATGACATCACACCGAGCGACCTAGTGACACACAGATGGACCCCCTAGACTTACTTGGGTGATGAGTGGCGGTGGGATAGCGAGCCGTATGGGATAGAGGTGAACGCGGGCTGGGCATGGAGGGAGTTAAAGGATGCAGGTGAAGAGCTGCCAGAGGCGGTGAACATTGAGGACGGGGACTCGGGGCTCCAGTCCCAGGAACTATAAGCAGAACAAGGTCACGTCCCCGCAGGCAAGTGGCGCGAGAGGAGCGCGGGTCAAACCGGGGGGCAGGCAGCACGGTGGTTACAGAATCAGATCGAACACACAAGTCACAGACACAGCACGGTGGTGGCAATACAAAGAAGGAGTACCAGGCGGACAGACGGGCAGagtggaaaggggggggggggggttactgaaTTGCAGACATGGAAGGAGCAGAGTTTTGTACACAAATGGAATGCCGGTCAGAGCCATTATCTCATCGGTCTTCTTTAATGCTGCTCTGAAAACTGCCCTGATAAAAACCAGGTGTAAAACTCTTGAGTAACAAATGATAACTCGCCCTATGATTAACTTTTCTCAATCTGTACTGATGTTCGCTCGTAGCACGGGTGCCagataacacatttatttctggGGGACATTACATTAGCAATAAAATGATTCATCTTATTATCGTCTACTGCTCAATAAACTGTAGCGCAGATTGCAGCGCTCTCGGTTTACAGTGAATTTGTTAAAAAAGGGCCGCATGGTTCTCTGTAGACCCGTCAGGCGAGAATGAGGTGTCGTTTGTATCTTGCGTGCAGCAGCAGCcattgttttgatcagcacacTGATGCCGGATACTCACCGAATGTCATCCAAACTGAGGCTATTTCTGGAACAATATGCACAAGGAGTTAGTGGCAGGGCCCCGTGGCCGCATACACACCGCACCTCGTCATCAACACATGAGTTGATCCCTGGGCTCGGGTCACATCACTTGTCTAAGTTTGCATCCTACTGTGAAGTGTGTAGGATGTGTCAAGTGTTTCTAGATTTATATTTGATGACTAAATCCTGCCGCAGCTACTGGGAGTTTTGATTTGGAAAAATGCTTGAGGAATCCTGACAAATTAAAGTAACTTGGGTTGAATGTGGGTGATTCAGCAAATGGATTTTCTTCCTAAACTACTAGCGAGGAACTCACTGTGTAACGATTTAGGCTTAACCATAAAAGTGTGAGTTTTGGTACTCTAGGTAAAACACCCACACAGGTAAAGTGAAACCTACCTGCTCATCCTGGAATTCCTGGCCGGCGACTCCGCTCCTCTGAGAAGCTGGCGGAAGTACTGGATGATGACATGCAAAGAGCCAATAAATAGATGTCAATCAAACGCAGCATATGCACATTCTGGAGCAGTATTAAAAACGATAAAGGAAAAAGGTGAGATCTGAATGAATTAACTTTGTTATGCCTTGATATAAAGATAAACATGACAACACTGTTTATTCACGGATTAGGATCAAGAGTGGCAACTAAAAAAccaaactatttttttatttccccagACACTATTCATGCAGTGGCCCGCTGTGCACAATGACCGAGCCCCGGTCCTCCCAGCTGCATTCAATGAAACAGCTCTGAGGGGTGAAATCCAGCGTGGCGGCTTGGCATAACGCCAGCGCCGGCTCATTGGCCGGTTGCGCGTCTGTTATCGAGGACCCGGGCGTTAGCGGTTGGTGGCTGCGAGATCGGAAGAGGGTGGCGCAAGAGCACCAGCGCATTCCAAATCAACGCTGTTCCCGGCTTTaggccaaacccccccccccctttttggtAAAGCTGACACAAGCAAACATTCGAATGGGAGAGGATATTAACATTGAGTCTGTGCCCACGCGACCACGTTGCGATTGGGCTGTAATTAGAAACCACCAGCATGACGGACAGATGCAACACAGATATGAAGCGGGGGATTCGTTAACTGGGCTGAGCCTCGTCAGGCTGGGTGACGGTCAGTTGAGCGACTCATTTGGTGGCGTGGACACTAACCTCGTCGCTGTGACAGAACATGGGCGTGAAAACGTTCTCCAGGAGGGACAGGACGTGCTCGTAGGCCTCGAACAAACACCTCATGGTCTGCAGCTTCACCACCTCGGCAAACGGGCCGTCTGCAACTGGgaatttcaacaacaacaaaaaacgcatGCATGTTGACGGCAAACAAGCACGAGCAGGTCATCGCGTGCTCTTCCTCGGCGATTGACGTACTGTTGCGTATTTCCTCCACTATGAAGGGGTCGAAGCGGATCTTGTCAACGCTCTCGTCCAAGCAGTACGTCTCATAgatcttcttcacctcctcgtGAAGCCTCATCTTCTCGGTGTCAGACAGCTCCGGGCACAGTATCCGGTCGTTGAATTCCTCTGAGAAGTTGAGAGTCAAACATCTCAGCACTCTTTAATATAGACCTCAAAAGAACGCGTGGAATGGACTCTGTGTGACAGCGTTATGGACAGACTTGCTTTTGGACTGTGTGAGGCTCAGAATTGAGAAGAACTGTGTGGTGACTTGACTGGCGGGTGGCTTTAGGTAACTCCATTCATGGAATTGCACTCGGCGTATCTATTGAAACCACCGGAAAAGGTTTAGGAGACGCTTACCGACTGCAAGACAAAACTGGAGCACGTGAACAGCCCCTTCTTGCTTCAGGAAGTTCATAAAACGAAAGAGAAGGTCTTGCTGTCCTCGGATTTCCTTCAACTCCAACTTCAGCACCTGGCGAGAGAGAACAGTAGTGGAAGGGACAACATAAATCACAAACAAAGGAGGTGCtcttataaaagaaaaatggctAAAAACAGTCAAAGTTTGCAAAGAGCGATTCAGTGACTCACAGAGGACTTTTTGCTGCGAACGTCAGAGTACTTTTGCAGGAACGGAACCAACATTGAAGTGGGCTCCGTGGCTTCTTCAGGCTATGGGACAAGAAAAAACTATATTGGAATTATTGTTCATCTTAAATCACCAATGAATTGTGTCCACACTCTGCAGCAATAGGTCTTAAAATATACGGAGCGGAAATGGTGCCGCCTGTGCACATGCGGTCAAAACGCAGCAGATACTCACAGCAGAGTTGTCGATGaatattaaaagtaaatgaTTCACTGTgtcctgaaatgaaaaataaaatagcagCCTGTAAGTTCATAACGTTAGACCACTTAATACTTTGAGATGTTCTAAAAAAGACCTTTGCAGGCCATGTGAGCTGACGTGCTTACTGAATACAAACCAAATGGTCTTTGACTGACAAACTGCCTCATGAGTAATAAATCACAACACTTCTCGATTCATAAAATCTTCCCTTAATGTGTCTACACTCACAGGATCAGCCAAGTAGTCCATTGAAGGAAGGAAGACAGAACCAGCCAACACTTCTCTTATCAGCAGAGTAAGAGATCTGAGAGAAGCGAAGAGATAATGCAGCAGGAAATAAGAAAATGGGAGGCCGAAGACGGATCCGTATTTACCGTTTTTATACTTTTAATGCTGTCGGACTCGCTCTTTGAGGGACGATTATGTGCATCAATGCTGTGAGGTTCTCGTGTTGCAAATATATGGAGGCACTGCCTCTGCGGTGCCAGTGCTGAGTTACCTGCAGTCTGTAGCCTTGGGAGGCAGAATGTAGGGAAAGAGCAACTCTGTCAGCTTCCTGAGGTAGAGGAGCTCATCTCTGCGACTGCGAAGGGCCACGTGGAGGTCAGGACCATATTCCTCCAGGGCGGCTTGTTGAAGGTACTCTGCGTTCTTCACTACGGAGGGGAGAGGTTTATCGTTTGCTTTTCTACGGTGAACACGGAGGAAAGACTCATTGCGCGATGCACGTGAGCGCTACCTTTCTGTCTCGCTTTGCTTATTATTTCAATGTGCTTCATGGAAACTTTAAGAAGCTTTTGCGTGATGAGTGAGGCCACTTCCACCTGAGCGGGGAAACATTTGTTCAAAAAACAATCGGCGCTCAGTCAATCGGCATCGCGAGATTTTAACTCCATGCTGTCAGATGTGTTACCTTCTGGGTTCGGCGGACCAAGACAGCGGCAAAGAAGCGCAAAGTCACCCGGAGCTCGTCAACAAACGCCTCGTCGTCCGTGACGTCTCTGAAAAGGAGAACTGTGCCGTCACACCTGTCACTAAATTTAACACATTATTCAAACTCGCTGTGGTTTCTGACGGgggaaaaaatacagaaaatggcTCACCTGTACCAAGGATACACAAAGTTTTCCAGGACCAGCTCCAGAATCTTGGAAATTATAAAGACAGAAGTGGACTGAGATACTTTATTTACTAATaactttgaaaatgtgttttctccgTGCATGCATTACCTCTGACAAAGAAGCATCCACTTTAGAGGGAACTTTCAGGTCAAGCCATGGTTGATAGTTTTCCAATAATAAAGTCGGTCTAtcagtaaataataaaacaaaaagtattgTACATCGAGAAAATCGTGAGAAATGTTCTGACCACTAGAGGGCGGTGTAACATCTTCCAACACTTGATAATAAACAACAGTGGATTATTAATACATGTTGGCAAACCCaagacaataaaaacagaattatataaaaacaattaaattaaTCCAGATGATTGGTTGCTTTTCTACAGTTAACCTTAATGGCTTCTTCCAAATAAatagtggatgttttttttttttactgtactgGCACGAGATATGCAGCAGCATATAGGGCACAAAATCACAGGGATCTTCCAGGTGTTTGGAGCCTTTTGAGTGCCCGCTCAGTGCACTCTTGGGTCTATCGCCATTTAGAGTTTACCTTCTCGGCATGTTGACACAAACGATAAGGTCATAATGCGGCACACCTGCAGTCAAGAAACAACACAAGCGCACACATCTCACCTGTGCCTTTTGCATTTGATTTTTCCACAAACAGCACAGCTGTGGCCCAGAGGAAACAGCTCCTGTTCGTATAACTGCAAGAGAAAGTGAACATGCAGCGGGCTCACAGTGATATGCTGTGCATGTACTGTTAAACTAGAAAAATACTCATATTTCCCACCATTCAGCCATGGAAATGCTTTGATCGTAGGGGATGTGGTGTACAATTTTACCTTGGTTTTGGGTTTGATGGAGAACAAGACATTGGGCAGCAGAGACTCGGGGCCCAAAGAGCAGTAGAAAGTGACGACTCCGGCCAGAAAGGACCAAAACACCATCATAATGTGTATGTatctgtcattaaaaaaaaacatggccatttaattagaaaaaaacatgtgcgGATATACAGAGAATGGACGTCAGGGACGTTATAACATGAGGTGACTTTGACGGGCCTCCTCGCCTGTTAAACAGCACGGTGGTCAGCAGCAGGaccagcagcaggaagcagaaGACTGGATACTGTCGCCCGAGCTCTCTGAACCTCTCCAGCTTGACCGTGCGTCGCATTTTCTGCAGACAAGCCCTGATGCACCCCATCTTGCGCGTGCACGGCCTATCGCATGTCACTGTGGAACGGAGACGCGCATGATCGTTCAAATACCAACGTCGTCATGgtgctgcttttttatttttttattttaaatgcatcGTCTTCAGCACTTACTGTGATGTGTGCGGTGGATGTGTGTCAGTCCCGGCGGCACCGTCGTGAATTTTGCAGGAATAATAAATGCGTAGGGTTCGTACTCGCTCGCTCGTGTACGGTCAACGTCGGAGAGGGCGAGGCACGCGCGGCAACATCTGTGGACGCGCCGCACTACGACTCCGCCGCCGGGGTAATGGCTGCGGGGCTCCAGCCGTCACTTCGGTCCATTTCGAGGGGCACCGGTCGCTGGcccggtcggtcggtcggtcggcgCGCCGGAGACGCGTGATGTCACCTCCGCTGCGTGCCGGCGGCGGGGTAACGAGAAGCGTCGCGTCACGAAGGAAACGTGCCTGAATACACGCCCGAGGGTCCGTATCAGGAGACGAGGAAGTGCCTCGTTCTCAACGGTGTGCTGGCTGATTAGTCCAGCTGCCGCACACGTGCGTTACCTCGATATGACGTCACGGCAGAGACCGCGACACGGATGGATTTAAGCAAACCCAAAAGGCGTGAACGTCATGGGTGTAGCTGATAGTAACAGAGCCATTTTAATATGTGATCATCATTCTGTAGCGTGTCACAGAACATACATGACGTTCTTTATAGTTATAATCTGGCCAACTTCCAGTGATCAGTTGTGAACCCTTTATCAGCCATAAAATAGAAAACAGCACAACTCGTGCAAAACATTCGCGCCACATGAAGATTTATCCAAAGACACAGATAGAAATCAAAAActttattacaaaaataagtTACACTCACCTCCATTTTACAGtataaaacaatttatttgCAGGAATGCAAAAAACGTTGTTGGCCACCAACAATAGTTTAAAACTGCtaacatctttttttcaaaaggtgGTTATGATGATTTTATTGAGGGAGTTAACTAGAAAACTGGGATTGAAGAGCAGTTTCCTTTTTGCTGTACCGGAGAAGTAGAAATCCTTCACTGCAGTATCCCTTCTACCACTATGCGACGATGATCCCCCACCGATCACAACAGCCAACGATCCTGAACAGGCAACATGAGGCTCAGTCATCCATCGAGATGACTGGAAATAGGTTTCTGCAAAAGTTGCCGTTTCGGGCAGTGGCGAGGGATCATTTACGGTTAACGTGATCTTATATGATGGGATATTGGATTAGTTTGTTTTACATGATTCTGATGTTTGAAAATCATTCAAATCATTGGTatcaatggaaaataaaaaaaacccaccgGAATATTACAGTGGCACAAAAGGGACACTGCAgggctttatttttgtttattttttttaatcaaaggcaGTTGGATGCCTGTGATGTTGAAGCCTTTACAAAAGTAACATTTTATCCGAAAAACTATACAACCAGTAACTACATACTCTGAAGAAGCAAGGCAGCTAATTCAGTTCAAAATAGGATAAAAGCAGGGCTTGTTCAGACTCATCATATGAGATTGTTTTGCATGCCCAGTTTGACTGTTTGCAGTGTCAGAGCTGAAGCTAAAATGACTATATTACATTAAGTACATCGTTTTTGCGCTGCAGCTCTTGTGCatattttgtatgaaaacaagCCCTGCTTTCATCAATATAGTTTCCCTATTTACAGTACAGGCCGGGTAGTTTAGACCTCTGTACTGAGGTAGTCAACCAACCCTTTAAAGACAAGTTCTGAAAAGAACCACTTTCCTGGAATGCCTGACTTATCCATGCCAGGTGGGTACACCCTAAAAACCTGCAAATGTTCTGTCAAACATCCAGATCAAACGATTAAGAACATGGATATCCCGACAATAAAAATTGCGATTAGCACAAAAATATACAATAGCATCAAGCTCCTTTGAGCCACTTCAAACCCAAGAACTTAAAAAAGTGCAATTTTTtcaataattatttaaaaatggcATGTTCAGGGACAGGGAAGGGGTAGATTGTAAGGGCAATACATGGTACCCTGTAGACCAGGGCTGGGTACAGGGGCTTGGGGCAAAGAGGCTGTGGAGACTATTTAGATCCTCCAGTCATCTTTTTAAGGTGGCAGTTTtagaaacaaaggaaaaaaagaaaagaaaaacatggggGAGGGAAGATGCTTCTTCTGTAAGGCTGGAATATCATTGGACCTTTTTGTcgtgctctttttttgtttcaacatCCATTGCAGCTAC belongs to Gasterosteus aculeatus chromosome 15, fGasAcu3.hap1.1, whole genome shotgun sequence and includes:
- the LOC120832451 gene encoding sorting nexin-14 isoform X7, which codes for MTCDRPCTRKMGCIRACLQKMRRTVKLERFRELGRQYPVFCFLLLVLLLTTVLFNRYIHIMMVFWSFLAGVVTFYCSLGPESLLPNVLFSIKPKTKLYEQELFPLGHSCAVCGKIKCKRHRPTLLLENYQPWLDLKVPSKVDASLSEILELVLENFVYPWYRDVTDDEAFVDELRVTLRFFAAVLVRRTQKVEVASLITQKLLKVSMKHIEIISKARQKVKNAEYLQQAALEEYGPDLHVALRSRRDELLYLRKLTELLFPYILPPKATDCRSLTLLIREVLAGSVFLPSMDYLADPDTVNHLLLIFIDNSAPEEATEPTSMLVPFLQKYSDVRSKKSSVLKLELKEIRGQQDLLFRFMNFLKQEGAVHVLQFCLAVEEFNDRILCPELSDTEKMRLHEEVKKIYETYCLDESVDKIRFDPFIVEEIRNIADGPFAEVVKLQTMRCLFEAYEHVLSLLENVFTPMFCHSDEYFRQLLRGAESPARNSRMSRNTSKRGESFGISRIGSKIKGVFKSTTMEGAMLPSYGLVEGEDDLVEEATMVLEDDSPMEAASTPSTPRNLSAWNITIPYIDFYDDDLKRERIPVFCIDVERNDRKAVGHETEHWSVYRRYLEFYVFESKLTEFHGSFPDAHLPSKRIIGPKNYEFLTSKREEFQEYLQKLLQHPELSNSQLLADFLSPYSMESQFLDKMLPDVNLGKIIKSVPSKLIKEKGQHLEPFIQSYFNSCESPKAKPSRPELTILSPTSENDKKLFNDLFKNNANRSEMTEKRHNRNYFMEMITVDGLYDYLMFVGRVVFHVPDWLHHLLMAGRILLKNTLEAYADHYLQKKLNQVVQEHRLVSLITLLRDTVFCESSLSRSPEDKQRRAKKTFEEMMTYIPDFLGKCIGEEAKYEGVRLLFDGLQQPVLNKQLTYVLLDIAIQELFPELNTVQKEASVMAPWM
- the LOC120832451 gene encoding sorting nexin-14 isoform X8; the protein is MTCDRPCTRKMGCIRACLQKMRRTVKLERFRELGRQYPVFCFLLLVLLLTTVLFNRYIHIMMVFWSFLAGVVTFYCSLGPESLLPNVLFSIKPKTKLYEQELFPLGHSCAVCGKIKCKRHRPTLLLENYQPWLDLKVPSKVDASLSEILELVLENFVYPWYRDVTDDEAFVDELRVTLRFFAAVLVRRTQKVEVASLITQKLLKVSMKHIEIISKARQKVKNAEYLQQAALEEYGPDLHVALRSRRDELLYLRKLTELLFPYILPPKATDCRSLTLLIREVLAGSVFLPSMDYLADPDTVNHLLLIFIDNSAPEEATEPTSMLVPFLQKYSDVRSKKSSVLKLELKEIRGQQDLLFRFMNFLKQEGAVHVLQFCLAVEEFNDRILCPELSDTEKMRLHEEVKKIYETYCLDESVDKIRFDPFIVEEIRNIADGPFAEVVKLQTMRCLFEAYEHVLSLLENVFTPMFCHSDEYFRQLLRGAESPARNSRMSRNTSKRGESFGISRIGSKIKGVFKSTTMEGAMLPSYGLVEGEDDLVEEATMVLEDDSPMEAASTPSTPRNLSAWNITIPYIDFYDDDLKRERIPVFCIDVERNDRKAVGHETEHWSVYRRYLEFYVFESKLTEFHGSFPDAHLPSKRIIGPKNYEFLTSKREEFQEYLQKLLQHPELSNSQLLADFLSPYSMESQFLDKMLPDVNLGKIIKSVPSKLIKEKGQHLEPFIQSYFNSCESPKAKPSRPELTILSPTSENDKKLFNDLFKNNANRSEMTEKRHNRNYFMEMITVDGLYDYLMFVGRVVFHVPDWLHHLLMAGRILLKNTLEAYADHYLQKKLNQVVQEHRLVSLITLLRDTVFCESSLSRSPEDKQRRAKKTFEEMMTYIPDFLGKCIGEEAKYEGVRLLFDGLQQPVLNKQLTYVLLDIAIQELFPELNTQVQKEASVMAPWM